Part of the Candidatus Krumholzibacteriota bacterium genome is shown below.
TCTGATGCTGGGTGAAGTGTTATTCCCCTCCGATTATTCACCGGGCGATGATATTATTCTCGATGGTGCTGAGCTGTTAGATGACATATATCAAAGCTGGCTTCAAGGACACACCGAGATTACAACTGACAGGCTCTATGAAAATTATCCGGCATACTCGGGTTCTGAGGAATTGACAAAAGCGAGCGCTTTATCTTATCTGGATGCCGGCACTAATCATGTCGTACATGCCGGGCACGGCTACAAATACAATATGTCGGTCGGAGACGCAAGCATCTTGAATTATGATGCTAATAATCTCACAAATGGGGACGCTCTTTTCTCAATGTACCTAATGAATTGTACAAATGCCTCTTATGACACGGATTGCCTCGCGGAATATTTTCTTCTCAACAATACAGGCGGCGCTTACGCTGTTACCGGCTCCAGCAGATCGGCGTTTCCAAGCACTTCAAGGCTTTATATGGAGGAATATTACAGGCTTGTTTTTGATGAGAATATAATGGAACTGGGTAAATTGTATACCCTGTCCCGGGAACCTTACACATCATCGGCTTTATCGGAATCGAGTCACAGGTGGACACATTTCATCTGTAATTTACTGGGAGATCCTGAAGCTATGATGCACAGAGGCGAGGTTAAGAATTTCAGCGTAACTCTTCCGCCTTCTCTCGCGATGGGTGAAAATGATGTGACAGTGGCTGTTCAGAGTGATGGAATGCCTTTCGATTCGGCCAGAGTCTGTCTTTATAAGGAGAACGATGATTACATCTATGGGAATACGGATTTATCGGGTGAAATAACATTCAATGATTTTCTCTGCAGAGAACAGGGCATGGTATATGTGGCAGTTACCGGTTTGAATCACAGCGTTTATCTTGACACAATAGAAGTGTTGCAGGAGAGCGGGCCGTATCTAAGGGTGTCTGATAAAAACTGCTCTGATTCTTCCGGCGGTAATGGAGACGGTGTAATAGATAGCGGAGAAACTCTGGATCTCTTTGTTGAAATCGAGAATACCGGAGGCACCGACGCGGAGAAACTCTACGCTAAACTGTCTTCCTCTGATACGGGTGTTACCGTTATAGACAGCACCGCACTTTATCCCGACATAGTAGCCGGCGGAAAAGAATTTGGAAATGACCCTTTCAGTTTCAGCGTTAGTCCGGGGTATGGGGATGAAGAAGTAATAGAATTTCAGATTGCCGTTCTTGATTCTTCAGGGTCGGTTTGGAGTGAACATTTTGCCTTCGAAGTTCACGCTCCGAGGATAGAACTATATGTAAACTCTAAATCGGACGAACTCCCCTACGGTGACGGGGATGGAACGGTGGAGACAGGAGAGAATTTTCTGCTTAAAATCGGAGTAAAGAATTTTGGAACAGGATCGGCAGTCGGACTGGAAGGAGTGATTTCTTCGCTTGACCCCGATCTTACAGTTATAGACGGTGTTTCGACCTATGCTGATATAGCTCCTATGGAGATTGGATACGGCAACGGGTTTGTTGTTTCTGAAGATAGTCTGAGCAGGAACAATTATTTCTCTCTAACTCTTACAGATAACCGCGGAAGGGTTTTTACTAAACAGCTTGAATTGAGAGAGCCCCAGGCACCTGAAAACGTCAATCTGGACGCGAGCCTGGGAGCTGATCAAATTGTGTTGTTCTGGCATCACGCTTCTTCCGGCGATACATTAAATGATTTTCTTGTATACCGCTCTCTGAGCTCGGGAGGGCCGTTCAGTCAAGTCAGTAAAGATTTGCTTTTTCACACGACATACCATGATTATGGTTTATTGTCCAGCACACATTATTATTATCTTGTAGCCGCAGTCGACTCATGCGGGAATATGGGTCCCTATTGCAATGAAGTGTCAATAACTACAAGCCCGGCTCAGCAGACCGGCTGGCCGAACAGAATGCAGAAAGAAACATCCAGCAGCCCGAAGATAGGCGATATTGACGGCGACAGTGATAATGAACTTGTTATCGGGTCTGATTACATGTATGCCTGGCATGATGACGGGATAGAGTTAAGGGACGGCGATAACAAACCGTTAACCTGGGGTATTTTGAATACTGAAGGTGATAACTTCGTTGCTGCTCCAACCCTTGTAGACCTCGACGGTCAGGCCGGCGCTGAGATTGTCGGGTCATCATGGAATACTGATGAAATTTATGTCTTTGATAGTGAAGGTAATAATCTTCCGGGATGGCCAAAGAGCACGGCTAGTTTCTGCTGGGCCAGCTCGGCTGCGGGAGATTTTGACGGCGACGGTGATAAAGAGCTGGCAACACAGGATATAAGCGGTAATGTGTATGTGTGGCATCATGACGGTTCAGAAATGACAGACGGCGATGGCGATCCCGGCACTGACGGGATTTTCCTGGCAGGGGACGGAACTGGCGATGGCTGGCATGTTTCTACACCCTCTTTCGCGGATATCGACGGTGATGGTGTTCTGGAGCTTATTGTCGGTGATCACAATGACAGTCTGTACTGTTTGAATTCAGACGGAAGCTCTGTCAGCGGCTGGCCCGTTTTTATCGGTGACGCCGGAGCTATTATTACCGCCAGCCCGGCGGTAGGTGATATTGACAATGACGGAGAAATGGAAATTGTTGTCCAGAATAATGTTGGCAGGGTGTTGGGACTGAATCATGACGGCAGTACTATGAGCGGCTGGCCGAAATGGGTATCGAGCTCCGGTTACTTTATTGGTTCACCTGCTCTCGGCGATCTAACAGACGACGGAAGTCTTGAAGTTGTTGTTCCCGGTAATAACGGTATGTGTTATATATTCCGCTCTGATGGTTCATCTCTTTCGAATTGGCCTCAGCCTTATGATAAGAATGGAGGGACTACTGAATCTTCACCTGTTATCGCGGATTTGAATAACGACGGCAGTCTTGATATCGTCCTGGCCTGTGAAGAAGGACAGTTGAATGCCTGGGATGTCAGCGGAAATTCCCTGTTGGGATTTCCGATTAGACTCAAAGGATTTCTAAGGGGGACTCCCTCGATAGATGATATAGATAATGACGGTGATATCGAACTGGCCGTTTCATGCTGGGACCAGAATGTTTATATATGGGATCTTGATGGAGAGAAATATTATAAATATGATCCCTGGAACGGATTCCACGCTAATATTCATAATAACGGCTGCTTTGATTATTCAGATATTACCGCCGTAAATGAAATAGCGTTTCATTATAAGCTGGAGAGTAGCGGAGTAAGACTGGACTGGCTTGTCCCATACGGCGCCGGTTCCTTCGACCTTTACAGAAGGACAGATACCAGGGAATATGAATTGGTCAGGGGCGGATTAAGAGCCGATGAGGCTGGAATGATTCAGTATACTGACAGGGCGGCTCAGGAGGGCTTGGTTTACTATTATAAGTTAGAGGGGGAGGATAATGACCTCTTCTTTGAAACAAACGGTGTAAATGTGCCCGTTACAAGAGCGAGACTTTATCAGAATCACCCAAACCCCTTCAATCCCTCAACGAAGATATCATTTACAGTACCCGGCACTTCTGAATCCAGCCGGAACACACTGCTTCTGGTTTACGATGCCAGGGGTGCTCTAGTAAAAACCCTTGTAAATAGACCGGTAAGCGGAGGAAGACATACAGTTGAGTGGCAGGGTGATAATAATAGAGGAGCCGCGGTTTCAAGCGGAGTCTATTTTTCACGTCTCCGTGTTGGAGGTTTTAAGGATACCAAGAAGATGATACTTCTTCGTTAATCGTTGATTTATCTTTTCCTGATGAACTGCTATATAATAATGCATCGGCAGTTCTTGAATTGGCGGAGGTTTAAAGTTCTTAACCTCCGCCAAAGTATTATACCATTGTAATTCTATCCTTTTCTCAACACTGATTCAAAGCTTCAAGAGACCTTAATTATTAAATTACATTAAACCGTATGAACTTGAATTATTGACAGAATGGTATAATTTTTAGTATCTTCTTAATTCCCGATGTGTGATTGTATTGTTATAACTGGATTACTAATTTTACTTAAGGATTTTTATGAATTATCAATTGAGTGAAGAGGAAAGGATGCTGCAGAAAACCGCGGCGGATTTTGCGAATAAGACCCTTGCCGCTGTAGCGGTGGAAAGCAATGAAAATGGCGAATTTCAGGATGATATATATAAACAGCTCGGGGAACTTGGATTTCTCGGGATGACCGTTCCCGAGAAATACGGAGGCGTAGATTTTGGAAATTTTTCTCTGACTCTTGCTATAGAGCAAATCAGTAAAGTATGCGCTTCCACAGCTGTTACCATGTCTGTTCATAATTCGTTGACAAACTGGGTTATTCTTAAATACGGAAGTGATGAAAGCCGCGAAAAATATCTGCCAAGACTGGCTTCAGGAGAAATTCTCGGAGCTTACGCCCTTACCGAACCAAATGCGGGGAGTGATATTGCGGGGATACAGACATCCGCGGTTCGCAAAGATAACGACTACATATTGAACGGTTCAAAATTGTTTGTCTCTACCGGCGATAAAGCGGGAGCTATAATTGTATTCGTGAGAACTGATCCCGATGACAGGAACCGCGGTTTGTCAGCTTTTATAGTAGAGCCCGGCTACCCCGGGTTTTCAATCGGAAAAGTAGAAAAGAAAATGGGGCTGAAGGCGTCTTCGACTGTTGAGCTTGTCTTCGAAGACTGCGTTGTCCCGGCCTCGAATCTTCTTTCTGAAGAAGGCAGAGGTATGGAGATTGCTCTAAGCGCGCTGGACGGAGGCAGGATTGGAATTGCCTCTCAATCCCTGGGAATAGGTCAGGCTGCTTTTGAGGAGGCAATAAAGTTCGCTGGAGCCAGGAAGCAGTTTGGAAAGAGGATTATTGATTTGCAGCCTACGAAATGGAAGTTAGCCGAGATCGCAACTAAACTTGAGGCCGCGCGTTTGCTTGTTTATTCTGCCTCAAAAAGACGTGATGCGGGTGATGCAAGCACTAAACAAGTATCGATGGCGAAGCTGTTTGCCACAAGAGCGGCTAATGAAATAGTCTATGATTCACTTCAGATTCATGGCGGAGTGGGGTATACTTCCGAGTTTCTGATTGAAAGACTTTACAGGGACGCGAGGGCGCTGGAGATCTATGAAGGAACTAGCGAGATTCAGAAGTTAGTAATATCCAGAGAGATCTTAAAAGAATACAGTCATATGTTATCCTAGATAATTTTATGATATGAATCCTGGAAGGAGGAAAAATTGAAAATTATAGTATTATTAAAACGTGTTCCGGACACTGAAGCGAAAATATTGATTAACAGCGAAGGTTCGGGAATTAACAAGGAAGGTGTCAAGTTTATAATCAACACTTATGACGAATATGCCATTGAAGAGGGCCTGCAGCTTAAGGAAAAAATAGGGGGAGAAAGCACTGTAACTGTAGTTTGCATGGGTCCGGAGGAATCAACCGAAATTATAAGAACGGCCCTTGCCATGGGAGCTGACAGGGCTGTTCATATTTGTGATCCCGCTCTTGAAAAACCGACTCCCGATGTGACATCCTCTGTTTTAGCCGCGGCTATTAAGGAAAACGGATTTGATATCATTTTCTGCGGAAAACAGGGGATAGACTACGATATGGCTCAGACACAGGCCTTTCTGGCTGAAAAGCTCGATATTCCGCAGGTTAATGTAATATCTGAATTTGAAATTTCAGAGGATAATAAGAAAGCTTTCCTGACGCGAAGCATTGAGGGCGCGGATGAGAAAGTTGAGGCCTCTCTTCCGGTGATTATATCCTGCGCGAAGGGGTTGAACGAACCTCGTTACGCTTCTCTTCCTGGAATCATGAAGGCCAAGAAGAAAGAGATAAGGAAAGTAACACTGGAGGATCTTGATCTTAGCGATATGTCTTTAGAAAATAAGAGCACTATTGTCAAGTGGCTGTCACAACCCAAGAGTGGTGAATGTAAGTTTATCGAGGGTGAAGAAGCGAGCGAAAAGGCGGCAGAGCTTGCCAGGGTATTACGTGAAGAAGCGAAAGTACTATAAAAATACGGGAAAATAGTATAGAGGAGGATATTTATAATGAATGATATTCTTGTTTTTGGAGAAATAAGGGACGGAAACCTCAAGAAGGTAATCAAAGAACTTATTACCGCCGGAAGGACCGTTGCCGAAGGAACGGGGGGGGCTATAGACGCCGTATTGATAGGCAAAGGCGCTTCCGAGCTTTCGAAGAATATATCCGAATTCGGGATAAGAAAAGCTGTATGCGTCGATGACGATCAAGTGGAAAAATACTCTACAGAGGGTTACGCTAAAGTTGTTTCTGACATGATAGAAGAAAACGGTTACGGGTATATTATCTCAGCCGCTACTGCCATGGGCAGGGATTTGAGCCCAAGAGTTGCCGCCCGCGTGGATGGTGTGATGTTCAGCGACTGTGTTGATTTGAGATTCGAGGATGGACGCTGCGTTGCTAAAAGGCCCGTTTATTCCGGAAAGCTTTTTGTTGAGATTGCTCCGGTCGGAGAGGTTCCGGTTTTTATCACAATAAGGCCTAACAATCTAACCCCGGCTGAAACTGACGGCGGTGAAACTGAGATAGTGACACGTACTTCGGGAGTTACTGAAGATATGATAAGAGCTCTGGCGACGGAGATCATCCCGATGGCTGGAGGAAGACCTGACATTACGGAAGCGGAAGTGATTATTGCCGGCGGAAGGGCTATGAAAGAGGAGTCGAATTTTGAGATCCTCGGAGAACTCGCCGATCTGCTGGGCGGAGCTGTCGGCGCTTCAAGAGCCGCTGTTGACGCTGGTTACGCTCCCCAACCCATTCAAGTAGGTCAGACAGGTAAGATCGTAAACCCGAAACTCTATATTGCCTGCGGGATTTCAGGAGCAATTCAGCATCTTGCCGGAATGAGAACGTCAAAAGTAATCGTGGCGATAAACAAGGATTCTAAGGCTCCTATATTTGAAAAAGCTCATTATGGAATTGTCGGAGATCTTTTTGAAGTTGTCCCTGTGCTTACTCAGGAGATAAAGAAGCTCCTGTAGATTTTTAGATGAGTTTTGTTAAAGGAACATACAGCTTGAAGGATAATCGGGCGGCAAGTGCCTTTTTAATTATATCATCTGTATGTACAAAATGTTTATCTGCCGGGTTGTTATTAAAGGAGAAGTTTTATGACCACTGAAGGCATTATTATGCTGATTACATTATCAGCTGTGCTGATCGCGTTTGGTTTTATTGTTTCTCGACTGATTAGAGCTCTCAGATTGGGCAGGCCGGAAGACAGATTCGACAATTTCGGCCAACGCTTAAAGTCGATTATTGTTTTTGTTGCCGGGCAGGCCCGCGTTCTTTCTCAGGCCTCGGGTATCGGCCATTTCTTCATATTCTGGGGGTTTATTTTTATTACTCTGGGTACCGGCGAACATATCCTGAATATGATAATCCCCTCTTTTAGTTACGAAGCCCTTTTCGGCTCCGGTGCGGCTGCCGTGATATCTTTCTGTCAGGATATACTGGCGTTTATAGTTCTCGGGGCGATCATCGTGTCTATTTTCAGACGGTTTGTTCTAAAACCTGTCCGCCTTGAGAGCGACGATCCAAAAACAGGCAGAGAAGCGGTATTTATCCTTACCTTGATTTTTATTCTGATAATTCTCATGTACGGACTCAAAGGAGCGGGTATTATCCAGGGTGAAGTAGACGGTTCTTCAGCGCCAATTTCCAATGTTGCCGCCAATATCATAGAGAGTAACGGAATAAGAGCCGATATCGCGGAATCAGTGTTCGCGTGGTTTCATCACTTGATCGTTTTCTTCTTTCTGTTATATATTCCTTTTTCAAAGCATATTCATATTCTCGGAGCTATCCCGAATGTTTTTTTCAGGAATCTCGGTTTACCCGGAACATTAACCAGTATGGATTTCGAAGATGAAACAGCTCTGAAATTCGGCAATTCCGTCCTGACCGACTTTTCCTGGAAGCAGCTTCTTGACCTTTATGCCTGCACCGAATGCGGAAGATGCCAGGCGGCCTGCCCTGCGTATCTTACAGATAAACCCTTAACCCCTTATGGAATGATACATAACCTCAGGGGGCATTTTATGGAACAGATGGGCGGCCTTTTGTCCGGTAACGATAAGGATTCGGAAGAAAAGCAGATTGTTCCCGGCCAGGTATCAAAGGATGAACTCTGGGCTTGCACAACGTGCGGAGCGTGTCTTCAGGAATGTCCTCCTTTTATCGAGCATGTTCAGAAAATAGTAGATCTGAGAAGATATTTGGTTTTAACAGAAGCTGATTTTCCGCCTGAAGTCCAACCGGTTTTTAAAAACATGGAGGTAAATTACAATCCGTGGTCATTCGGTTACGCCGACAGAGCAAATTGGGCGGCAGACCTTGATGTGCCTATAGCTTCGGAAAAGAAGAACTTTGATATATTATTCTGGGTAGGATGCGCCGGCTCGTTTGACGACAGGGGCAAGACGATAGCGAGATCTGTAGTGCGACTGCTTGAGAGGGCGGGAATTGACTACGCCATTTTAGGCACTGAGGAAAAATGCTGCGGCGACTCCGCGAGGAGATTGGGTAACGAGTATCTCGCGCAGATGCTTATTGAATCGAATATAGAGGTCATGAAAAACTATGAATTCAATAGAATATTGACCATTTGTCCCCATGGGCTTAATTCCTTCAGGGCGGACTACCCTCAAGCGGGATATTCAAAACCTGTCGTCCATCACGCTGAATTTCTTCTCGAGCTTGCCCGGGCCGGGAAACTTAAGTTCGCGGCCGCTAAAGATATAAAAGGGATTTATCATGACCCGTGTTATCTTGGAAGGTATAATGATATTATTTCAGAACCCCGCGAGCTGATTTCACAAATAGAAGGAGTCGATCTGTCTGAGTTTGACAGGCACGGGAAACGAAGTTTCTGCTGTGGAGCTGGAGGCGGAAGGATGTGGCTGGAGGAGACAATCGGAGATAAAATAAACGAAACAAGAGTCAAGGAGGCTCTTAAAACAGATATAGATCAGATATATACCGCCTGCCCCTTCTGCATGACGATGTTTGAGGACGGATTGAAGGCGCTGGAAAATGAAAAGGTGGAAGTAAAAGATATTTCAGAGTTGCTTCTTGAAGCTTCAAGTGAAAAGCAATAAGTTGCACTAGAGATTTCAGAACCGCTTGGAAAGGGAAACGGAAATAAGCGTTATTGAGAAATCATCTTCCTTCCCCGTATGAGTCTCAGGATCGTGTATTATAAGCATATCCGGCAATTTGATCTTTAACGGATAGAATGGAATCTCTTAAGCGCCTCATCTTTCCAGGACGGATCACGCGCCGCCTTTTTGAACTTATCTTTGGCTCTGGCAGGGAAACCGTCTTTGAAAAGGGCTGTTCCCCAGTAGAAATAAAGCCCTCCCGAATCCGGGAATTCCCTTACACCCCTCCGAATGACCGAGTAGGCGCGGTCTGTTTTTCCTGTTTTGATAAGTAGCCGGCAGAGAGTATTATAGGCCTTCTTTCTCTCGTTTGTTCCGCGCGAATCATTTATTGAGAGCCCATCTTCGAAAAATTTAATGGCTGAAGTATAATTGCCGAGTTTCCGGTGGACTGCCGCAAGGCATAAATTTGCGTGAGAGCTGTTTCGCGTTCCAAGTGCCTTTCTGTAATGCTCAAGAGCTTTCGCGTACCTCTTTCTGCTGTAATTGATATATCCTAAATAAATATGTGCTGAATAATTTCCCTTGTCTTTCCTCAGTGTTTTTTCAAACGCCTTTTTTGCTTCTGAATATCTGCCCTGCCCGTAATACAATTTTCCCAGAAGAAGATCCGCCTCTTTCAGCCCATTTGCTTTAAGCAGATATTTTTCAGCCTCCGCTTTATATCCGAGACGGAAATCCGCCCGTCCGAGCATCAGGTAGTGTCTTCTGTCAGCGACGCCTTTCTTCTCAAGCTTACGCATACGGGATCGAAGCTGTGACCAGTCTTCGGTATATCTTAGTGTTTTGCTTGTTTCATAAGCAGCGTCCGGGTCGTAAGGGTTCAGTCTGTAAACTCTTTCCCAGAGCGTGAATGATTCATCCTCTTTACCGAGGTTAGAATAGATTTTAGCCAGCAATCTTAGCGCTTCTATGTTTTCAGGGTGAGAATCGATGAGTTCTTCGAGCATCGAGGCCGCTTTCTTCAAGTTGCCGGCTGCGGCGGTTTGATTTGCGTCAACTAATACTATTTCCGGGGGACGTTTCTGCGTTGTCTTAGCGGTATCTGCGGGTTTTTCCGCGGCTGGATGCCGGCCCTGGGGACCAGCGCATCCGGCAAAAAAGGCAACTGTTATAATTATAATAACGAGAGAGTACCTGAATTGCGGCATAATCTGCTTCCTTTCCGTTTTTTAATCCCTTCTCTAAAAAATAAATATGGTAAACGGTTTCCGCGCAAGCTTTAATTATCCATATAGTAAAGCTTGATTTCTGATTTTATTGATAGGTTTTATTCTTGGTACTGGAAAAAATTTGTATAATATGATTATATTAAACCGTAAATGCTGCGTTTATTTCTCGGAAGATGTCGGAAGATGAAAGTTTGAGGGTGAGCTGAAAGTTATAAATTTTAAGTGCTCCCGCCGGAGGGCAAACTATAAATGATGTGGATGTGAATGTTTCTGTTCTTACAGATAGACAGTGAGGTTGTAAAATGTCGATTATGATGCTGAAGAAACAAAGAGTTGTTTTATTATCTGTTTTCTTCCTTATCTTTTCCCTTCTTGTTTCCTGTTCAAAGAAGGATAGTAGCCGGAGGGCTGATTTGAAGGGAAGAACCGATCTTACGGTTCTTTTTACAAGTGGTTTGCATGGAAAGATCAGATCATGCGGTTGCGCTGTAATCGACATGGGCGGTCTTGGGCGTATGGCTACTTATGTTAAGAGGACTAAGAGAAAAACAGATAATCTTATTTTCTTAAGCTGCGGCGATGATTTCAGCCTTGATTTATCCTTTTCGATGGATAAAGCGGATTTATTAATGGAGTGTTATGAATTAATGGGACTCGATGTTTTTACTACCGGGGAGATAGAATATATTTTCGGTTTGGATTATTTAATTGATATTGACGAGCTGTTCTCCTTTGATTTTGTCGTTTCCAATCTCGTTTATTCTGAGAATAGAGAAAGGGTCTTCAAGCCCGCTTATTTGATAAAGGAGCTTGATACCGGGCTCAGGGTGGGGATAACCGGCCTTCTGGATGATTCTGTGCGCTTCCCTGATTATATAGATCGTTCTAAATTCAGGCTTGAACCGGCCGTGGATACCCTAAAGGCAGTGGCTGAAAGGATGAAAGACGAGGCGGATTTACTTATAGTGCTTTCTCATATGGAGTTGGACGCAACCAGGAGGGTTCTCAGCGAAGTACCTCTGTTTGACATTGCCGTTACCGGACACGGGAGTCAGAGGATCGATAAAATCGAGAGAGTAGGTGAAACGTTACTCTTAGGTGTGGGGGGGGACGGTAAATATATCGGGAAACTGGATCTTGAAATTTCCAGAAAGGGAGAAATCGAATACTCATCTGTAAAACTGGTTCCTTTGGAAAAAAATATACCGATTCATAATGGTGTCAAAAGGGTGTTCCGCAGCCACGGCATCGAGCTGACAGACAAAGAAGACAGCAAGAAAAGTTATTGATAACCGGGAAAGGGTAAAGAAGGGTGATTAGGCAAGTTATTTTAGATCCATCCGTAACTCTGCCACTTTAACTTTGCTGTTGACATTGTTGTTAAAGCATATTAATTTCCATTGGAGAAAACTGTTAGTGTATGGTATAAAATTATAAGTAGATAGAGAAACGAGTTATTCGATTTTTACAAAGGAGAGGTCGATGTCTAAGTTTTTTTCCTTTTCCATGATTATTGTTTTAACTGTCAGTATTTTTGCCGGTTGCGGAGGAGAGCTTGAGGAAACTTATACTCAGGTAAGTTTAAGGGAAGCGAATTTCGCCGGAATCAAGAGTCCGGGCTATAAGTTCAGTTTTGATACTCCCCATTTCATAGCGTCTAAGGATGACGCGGCTCTCGTACGTGAAGGGAATCTGCTTGATTTTTTCACTGGCGATAAACTCGGCAGTGAGATAGAAGCTTTAAAGGGCAAGAATTACAGCGTCGGTGTTACCAAGAGATTTAACCCCGTAGTTCATTACAAAGTGGATTTTATTGTCGTTGGACAGGACACTTCTTTTGTTGACGCCCCGGCGGGCAACCCTCTTCCTAATATAGTCAAGGGTTTTGATGATTCCCCTTATGAAGAGATAACACTCGATGGTTTAACCTATAATACTCGTACAACAAAGGAAATAATAGACACAAAATTCAAGATAGACAAAGCCCCTGTAACTTATGAGGAAGTCAGCTACGACGGTGAACCTGAGATGGCTTTTCTGCTGAACCTGAAGAATGTAAGTTTTATTGTT
Proteins encoded:
- a CDS encoding tetratricopeptide repeat protein gives rise to the protein MPQFRYSLVIIIITVAFFAGCAGPQGRHPAAEKPADTAKTTQKRPPEIVLVDANQTAAAGNLKKAASMLEELIDSHPENIEALRLLAKIYSNLGKEDESFTLWERVYRLNPYDPDAAYETSKTLRYTEDWSQLRSRMRKLEKKGVADRRHYLMLGRADFRLGYKAEAEKYLLKANGLKEADLLLGKLYYGQGRYSEAKKAFEKTLRKDKGNYSAHIYLGYINYSRKRYAKALEHYRKALGTRNSSHANLCLAAVHRKLGNYTSAIKFFEDGLSINDSRGTNERKKAYNTLCRLLIKTGKTDRAYSVIRRGVREFPDSGGLYFYWGTALFKDGFPARAKDKFKKAARDPSWKDEALKRFHSIR
- a CDS encoding (Fe-S)-binding protein; protein product: MTTEGIIMLITLSAVLIAFGFIVSRLIRALRLGRPEDRFDNFGQRLKSIIVFVAGQARVLSQASGIGHFFIFWGFIFITLGTGEHILNMIIPSFSYEALFGSGAAAVISFCQDILAFIVLGAIIVSIFRRFVLKPVRLESDDPKTGREAVFILTLIFILIILMYGLKGAGIIQGEVDGSSAPISNVAANIIESNGIRADIAESVFAWFHHLIVFFFLLYIPFSKHIHILGAIPNVFFRNLGLPGTLTSMDFEDETALKFGNSVLTDFSWKQLLDLYACTECGRCQAACPAYLTDKPLTPYGMIHNLRGHFMEQMGGLLSGNDKDSEEKQIVPGQVSKDELWACTTCGACLQECPPFIEHVQKIVDLRRYLVLTEADFPPEVQPVFKNMEVNYNPWSFGYADRANWAADLDVPIASEKKNFDILFWVGCAGSFDDRGKTIARSVVRLLERAGIDYAILGTEEKCCGDSARRLGNEYLAQMLIESNIEVMKNYEFNRILTICPHGLNSFRADYPQAGYSKPVVHHAEFLLELARAGKLKFAAAKDIKGIYHDPCYLGRYNDIISEPRELISQIEGVDLSEFDRHGKRSFCCGAGGGRMWLEETIGDKINETRVKEALKTDIDQIYTACPFCMTMFEDGLKALENEKVEVKDISELLLEASSEKQ